Genomic DNA from Vicinamibacterales bacterium:
ATCTTCTGTGGTGATCTGTGCTCGCCTTTCATTGTCGTACAACTTGGCGAGGGATTCACTAAACCGATCCATGTGGTCTTCGGCAACAACGATGGCGACCACTTTAGGATTACGCAGCAGGCAAGCCGATTTGCCCACATGACACTGCACGGCGAGTTTGCTGAACTCACCTGTGATGGCAAGCGTATCGCCGTGAACCACTTTCCTGAGATAGCTAGAGGATTAGCCGCATCCAA
This window encodes:
- a CDS encoding metallophosphoesterase family protein; translated protein: MQLAIISDIHDRGDHLAVILSQVTDADALIFCGDLCSPFIVVQLGEGFTKPIHVVFGNNDGDHFRITQQASRFAHMTLHGEFAELTCDGKRIAVNHFPEIARGLAAS